Within Negativicoccus succinicivorans, the genomic segment ATGATCGCAATCGCCGCAATATTCGCCCAATTAACCGTTAAAATACTGCCGAAGAGAAAGCTCATCAAACTGGTATTCGGGATCCGCGCGAGCGAGCTGCACACGACTGCCAACGCCAAACCGCCGTAGAAAAACAACGCCAGCCCCATATCGCCGTATTGCAGATGCTTGCGGCGCACGATTTCAATACCGCCCGCCGCGGCGAGTGTCAAAACGACCGCGCCGATCGCGGGATTAATGCCTAGCAACGCGCTTCCCGTGACGCCGGCAAAGGCGATGTGTCCCAAACCGTCTCCCAAAAGCGACTGCCGCCGGATCACGACAAACATCCCGACTAAAGGACAGAGCAACGCGACAATAAGACCGGCCAAAAACGCGCGCTGCATAAATTCATAGCTGAGCATTTCCATCATCCGACCACCTCCGCCATGTGCAATCCGGTCGCATGGCTGGTGACAAATTGATGCGGCGGACCGTCATAACAAAGCGTACGGTCGATGCAAAGCACTCGGTCGGCATGCGGTAACGCGCGCGCGATATCATGCGTCACCATAATAATTGTTGTCTGCTGCTCCGCCTGAATATTGCTGAGCAGATCCAGCAACATATTTCCTGCCGTATAGTCGATCCCGCTGGTCGGCTCATCCAAAAGCAGCAATGCCGGCCGCGCGGCAATCGCCTGCGCCAGCATGACACGCTGCTGTTGACCTCCCGACAGATCACCGATACGTTTATGCGCCCATTCCGCCATCCCCACTTTAGTGAGTACTGCCTGACGTTGTTTGATCTGTTCGGCATGTGAAATCTCGGTTCCCCAAAAGCCGAGATCGACTACTTCGTTCACCGTCGCGGGAAATGATGCCGTATTTTGATTGTAATGCTGAGGCACGAAACCGATACCGCCGGCGCGTTGCCAAGCTTGCGGCGATTGGCCGGCAATCGTAATCGTTCCCTCGGCCGGCGTCAGGAGT encodes:
- a CDS encoding metal ABC transporter permease, whose translation is MMEMLSYEFMQRAFLAGLIVALLCPLVGMFVVIRRQSLLGDGLGHIAFAGVTGSALLGINPAIGAVVLTLAAAGGIEIVRRKHLQYGDMGLALFFYGGLALAVVCSSLARIPNTSLMSFLFGSILTVNWANIAAIAIIALLVILLLGKFHTPLLLASFQPDIAHTRGIRLERMNMFFALLVAAVVVIGMSIVGILLVSALMIVPVAAAHLWRRGFKKTTAIAVAYSFTMVLCGLWGSYSWDLAPGGTIVLTGLALYALTAVLAPFLHTRHGA
- a CDS encoding metal ABC transporter ATP-binding protein; translated protein: MNTWITAQNLAFRYDNETVFTDIHFAVEHGGFTLIVGPNGAGKTTLLRLLAGLLTPAEGTITIAGQSPQAWQRAGGIGFVPQHYNQNTASFPATVNEVVDLGFWGTEISHAEQIKQRQAVLTKVGMAEWAHKRIGDLSGGQQQRVMLAQAIAARPALLLLDEPTSGIDYTAGNMLLDLLSNIQAEQQTTIIMVTHDIARALPHADRVLCIDRTLCYDGPPHQFVTSHATGLHMAEVVG